A genomic stretch from Chitinophagaceae bacterium includes:
- a CDS encoding NAD-dependent epimerase/dehydratase family protein, with amino-acid sequence MQQQTTIKAILTGATGMVGEGVLHECLQHPAVEEVLVISRKPCSITHPKLKEIIHADFHNLSAIKNELSGYNACFFCLGVSSVGMKEPEYTHLTYNLTMHVAETLVKLNSNMTFCYISGTSTDSSEKGKMMWARVKGKTENDLLKLPFQKVYNFRPGIIEPTKGLKNTLPYYKYFMWLLHIIRAVAPNYISSLKSIGLAMVNAVINGYEKQILEVKDINTLAKS; translated from the coding sequence ATGCAACAACAAACAACAATCAAAGCAATTCTTACCGGTGCAACCGGAATGGTTGGCGAAGGTGTATTACATGAATGTTTACAGCACCCTGCTGTGGAAGAGGTTTTAGTAATCAGCAGAAAACCATGCAGCATTACTCACCCCAAGCTGAAAGAAATTATTCATGCCGACTTTCACAATCTTTCAGCCATTAAAAATGAACTCAGCGGATACAATGCCTGTTTCTTTTGCCTCGGCGTATCTTCTGTTGGCATGAAAGAACCGGAGTACACCCATTTAACCTACAACCTTACCATGCATGTAGCTGAAACGCTTGTAAAGCTTAACAGCAATATGACCTTCTGTTATATCTCTGGCACCAGTACCGACAGCAGTGAAAAAGGCAAAATGATGTGGGCAAGAGTGAAAGGAAAAACAGAAAATGATTTACTGAAATTACCTTTCCAAAAAGTTTACAATTTTCGCCCGGGTATTATAGAACCAACAAAAGGATTAAAGAACACACTACCCTATTATAAATATTTCATGTGGTTACTTCACATCATCAGAGCAGTTGCCCCGAACTATATATCCAGTTTAAAAAGTATCGGGCTTGCCATGGTCAACGCCGTTATAAATGGTTATGAGAAACAAATTCTTGAAGTAAAAGATATCAATACATTAGCAAAGAGTTAA
- a CDS encoding glycosyltransferase has protein sequence MITVIIPALNEEATVAKVVQLAIKSPHVSEVIVVDDKSMDNTVEEARKAGAIIITSTKLGKGASMKDGVLVAKNEFLVFLDADITTYPKNIIELLTASLISNEADFVKSYFTRQAGRVTELVAKPLLSILNPDFPNFQQPLSGMIAGRKSLLEKCEFEEGYGVDIGILMDMHNLGAKIQEVSIGNIENRMQALEQLGKMSREVARTIMKKSKEMDSQNLETYENIQVIREQMEFAIREGLMSLKKIAMFDMDNTILKTSFIHTAAEEFEFKKELVDIVTNNNNPFIRTKLIARLLKGKNIGDLLSLTDKIEVTPHLPELIKQLKQQGYITGIISDSYDCITNHLKNKFGFDFTISNELEFSKSIATGEVKFLPFFTG, from the coding sequence ATGATTACAGTCATCATCCCAGCCTTAAATGAAGAAGCAACTGTTGCAAAAGTTGTTCAACTGGCAATAAAATCACCGCATGTTTCGGAAGTAATTGTTGTTGATGATAAATCAATGGACAATACGGTTGAGGAAGCCAGAAAAGCAGGAGCCATAATTATTACCAGTACCAAACTGGGTAAAGGTGCATCCATGAAAGATGGTGTGCTTGTTGCAAAGAATGAATTCCTGGTTTTTCTTGATGCCGACATTACAACCTATCCAAAAAATATTATTGAGTTACTGACTGCTTCATTAATCAGCAATGAAGCAGACTTTGTGAAATCATATTTCACACGACAGGCAGGAAGAGTTACCGAACTGGTAGCAAAGCCATTACTTTCTATTCTTAATCCTGACTTTCCCAATTTTCAGCAACCATTGAGCGGAATGATTGCAGGAAGAAAAAGTTTGCTGGAGAAATGTGAATTTGAAGAAGGGTATGGTGTTGATATTGGCATTTTAATGGATATGCATAACCTTGGTGCAAAAATTCAGGAAGTAAGCATCGGTAATATTGAGAACAGGATGCAGGCGCTGGAGCAGTTAGGAAAAATGAGCCGTGAGGTTGCAAGAACCATCATGAAAAAATCAAAAGAAATGGATTCTCAAAACCTGGAAACCTATGAAAATATCCAGGTCATCAGAGAGCAAATGGAATTTGCGATACGTGAAGGCCTGATGTCGTTGAAAAAAATAGCTATGTTCGATATGGATAATACCATTTTGAAAACCAGTTTTATTCATACGGCGGCAGAAGAATTTGAGTTTAAAAAAGAACTGGTTGACATTGTTACGAACAACAACAATCCATTTATCCGCACCAAACTGATTGCCCGTTTACTGAAAGGAAAGAATATTGGAGATTTACTTTCCTTAACTGATAAAATAGAAGTTACTCCTCATTTACCTGAGTTAATAAAGCAGTTAAAACAACAAGGTTATATTACAGGCATTATCAGCGACAGTTACGATTGTATTACCAATCACCTAAAAAACAAATTTGGTTTTGACTTCACCATCTCGAATGAACTGGAATTTTCAAAAAGCATAG
- a CDS encoding outer membrane beta-barrel protein: MKFVLSTIICFLSLQLSAQMPGGAGGGRNGGAQMNMGRLYGKILDSKTGKPIDAASVQLIQNKFDSTTKARKDVIVNGQLTVANGDFSLENLNIMVQYKLKITAIGYKTIEQKVAFSLKTGGGGDMSQMLNQIDKDLGNIKLETDIKELGEVVVTGDKPMLQLGIDRKIFNVEKNIVSQGGTGVDIMRNVPTVTVDIDGNITLRNSAPQIFVDGRPTTLTLDQIPADAISSVELITNPSAKFDASGGQSAIINIVLKKNRRVGYSGGVRLGVDMRGKVSGGGDINIRQGKINFFANIGVNQRKSISFGETNRTNLLDTYDNTLYTRNRNTSNGLFGFGRAGFDFLIDNRNAITVSGSLMRGNFKGLDENTIHYDTLEPVFKRINEDRYTNSKFEMRNTGGQISYKHNFPKAGKEWTADINYNRSHNVNDQNIFYTRFDEGGTQITSTNNQGVDGGGNSTMLVSQTDYSDPISENIKLEGGLRSQVRWFQSFQKTIRTEFIILISVMNTSILIM; this comes from the coding sequence ATGAAATTTGTTCTCAGTACGATTATTTGTTTTCTCAGTTTACAGTTATCAGCACAAATGCCGGGTGGAGCAGGTGGTGGAAGAAACGGTGGTGCTCAAATGAACATGGGCCGCCTCTATGGAAAAATTCTTGATTCAAAAACAGGCAAACCAATTGATGCCGCATCTGTTCAGCTGATTCAAAATAAATTTGACAGCACTACAAAAGCAAGAAAAGATGTAATTGTAAATGGTCAGTTGACTGTTGCCAATGGCGACTTCAGCCTGGAGAACCTGAATATTATGGTTCAGTATAAACTGAAAATAACTGCTATTGGTTATAAAACAATTGAACAAAAAGTAGCATTCAGCTTAAAAACGGGCGGCGGTGGCGATATGAGCCAGATGCTTAACCAGATTGATAAAGATCTCGGCAATATTAAATTAGAGACAGACATTAAAGAATTAGGTGAAGTGGTTGTAACAGGTGACAAACCAATGTTACAGCTTGGAATTGACCGTAAAATATTTAATGTAGAAAAAAATATTGTGTCACAGGGTGGTACAGGTGTTGACATTATGCGTAATGTACCAACTGTAACAGTTGATATTGATGGAAACATCACTCTCCGTAACAGCGCTCCGCAAATTTTTGTTGATGGAAGACCAACTACATTAACACTCGACCAGATTCCTGCTGATGCAATATCCAGTGTTGAACTCATCACCAATCCCTCAGCAAAGTTTGATGCAAGCGGCGGACAATCTGCCATCATCAATATTGTATTAAAAAAGAACCGCAGGGTTGGATACAGTGGCGGTGTTCGTCTTGGTGTGGATATGCGTGGAAAAGTTAGTGGTGGTGGAGATATTAATATCCGCCAGGGAAAAATAAACTTCTTTGCAAACATTGGGGTGAACCAGCGTAAATCCATTTCATTTGGTGAAACAAACCGTACGAATCTTCTGGATACTTATGACAATACATTGTACACACGAAACAGGAATACAAGTAATGGTTTGTTTGGATTTGGAAGAGCAGGATTCGACTTTCTCATCGACAACAGAAATGCAATTACAGTTTCTGGTTCACTTATGAGAGGTAATTTTAAGGGCCTTGATGAAAATACCATTCATTACGACACACTTGAACCAGTTTTCAAACGTATCAATGAAGACCGTTATACAAACAGCAAGTTTGAAATGCGCAACACCGGTGGCCAGATCAGTTACAAACATAATTTTCCAAAAGCCGGTAAAGAATGGACTGCAGATATTAACTATAACCGCAGCCATAATGTAAATGACCAGAATATCTTTTACACCCGTTTTGATGAAGGAGGTACACAGATTACATCAACGAATAACCAGGGTGTTGATGGTGGTGGTAACAGTACCATGCTTGTTTCACAAACCGATTACAGCGATCCGATCAGTGAAAACATAAAACTCGAAGGAGGTTTACGTTCACAGGTACGCTGGTTCCAGAGTTTTCAAAAAACTATTCGAACGGAGTTTATAATCCTGATATCAGTAATGAATACAAGTATATTGATTATGTAA
- a CDS encoding TonB-dependent receptor family protein has translation MVPEFSKNYSNGVYNPDISNEYKYIDYVTAAYATYSQKITKANFNYQVGLRVESSKYDGEKVGTTTSYNNQFPLAFFPSAFLSKSFKGKQDMQLNYSRRINRPNFFQLLPNTDFSDIFNFQTGNPNLKPEFTNSLELTYQKTYGEKNNTFLATIFGKQTNDLISRYLVRSLGPYGDSVWMSSYINATRSYAVGVELVFRNTIAKWWEINYNANLYYSKIEGSAIVPDLANERTSYFIKLNNSFKFGKGWSMQLSGDYNSKSILPLSSGRGGGRGGFGGGGMGGGNISTTQGYIADNYYVDFGVRKEFKIKNNTATVSANWSDVFSTRQNKVISESSFFYQDSWRRRDPAFVRVNFSYRFGKFDASLFKRKNNRTESGDDMQMQ, from the coding sequence CTGGTTCCAGAGTTTTCAAAAAACTATTCGAACGGAGTTTATAATCCTGATATCAGTAATGAATACAAGTATATTGATTATGTAACTGCAGCCTATGCTACTTACTCACAGAAAATAACCAAGGCAAATTTCAATTACCAGGTTGGATTAAGAGTTGAAAGTTCAAAGTACGATGGCGAGAAGGTTGGTACAACAACCAGTTACAACAACCAGTTTCCGTTAGCGTTTTTTCCAAGTGCGTTTCTTTCAAAATCATTTAAAGGAAAACAGGATATGCAGCTGAACTACAGCCGCCGTATTAACCGTCCGAACTTTTTCCAGTTATTACCCAACACAGATTTCAGTGATATCTTCAATTTCCAGACAGGTAACCCCAATCTGAAACCTGAGTTTACCAACTCACTGGAATTAACCTATCAAAAAACATACGGCGAAAAAAACAATACATTCCTCGCTACAATTTTTGGGAAACAGACCAATGACTTGATTTCACGTTATTTGGTCAGGTCATTAGGACCGTATGGAGATTCTGTATGGATGAGTAGTTATATCAATGCTACACGCAGCTATGCTGTTGGAGTTGAACTGGTGTTTCGTAACACCATTGCCAAATGGTGGGAAATTAACTACAATGCCAATCTATATTACTCAAAAATCGAAGGAAGTGCAATAGTACCTGATCTTGCCAATGAACGCACCAGTTATTTCATCAAACTCAATAACTCGTTTAAATTCGGCAAGGGCTGGAGCATGCAGTTAAGCGGTGATTATAATTCAAAATCAATCCTGCCTCTTTCCAGTGGCAGGGGTGGTGGCCGTGGCGGATTTGGCGGCGGCGGCATGGGAGGTGGCAATATATCAACCACGCAAGGTTATATTGCTGACAACTACTATGTTGATTTCGGTGTGCGCAAAGAATTTAAAATTAAAAATAATACAGCAACTGTTTCTGCCAACTGGAGTGATGTATTCAGTACAAGACAGAATAAGGTTATATCAGAATCCAGTTTCTTTTACCAGGACAGCTGGAGAAGAAGAGATCCTGCTTTTGTTCGGGTGAACTTCAGTTACCGTTTTGGCAAGTTTGATGCTTCTCTGTTCAAACGTAAAAATAACAGAACAGAAAGTGGTGATGATATGCAGATGCAGTAA
- a CDS encoding DUF445 family protein → MNYWLLLIPVISAFIGWFTNWVAVKMLFHPKNPVKILGYTVQGIFPKRQEQFAQKLGKLVSEELLSFSDIEQKITNPENLKKVLPQLETHIDHFLRVKLADSMPVISMFIGDKTIDKLKTVFLEELETLFPRLMTDYAATLKSQLDLEQIVTEKVKAFSSDKLEDILYQVMAKEFHFVEIIGGVLGFLIGLLQIVITLLTQ, encoded by the coding sequence ATGAATTATTGGTTATTGCTTATCCCTGTTATTTCTGCTTTTATTGGATGGTTCACCAACTGGGTAGCAGTTAAAATGCTGTTTCATCCAAAAAATCCGGTGAAAATATTAGGGTATACTGTTCAGGGTATTTTTCCAAAAAGACAGGAACAGTTTGCACAAAAATTAGGTAAACTGGTAAGTGAAGAACTGTTATCGTTTTCTGATATCGAACAAAAAATCACTAATCCTGAGAATCTGAAAAAGGTACTTCCTCAATTAGAAACGCATATTGATCATTTTCTCAGGGTAAAACTAGCTGACAGTATGCCTGTTATCAGCATGTTTATCGGCGATAAAACAATTGATAAGCTCAAAACTGTTTTCCTGGAAGAACTGGAAACCCTTTTTCCCAGGCTGATGACAGATTATGCAGCCACATTAAAAAGCCAGCTGGATCTTGAACAGATTGTAACCGAAAAAGTGAAAGCCTTCTCCAGCGATAAATTGGAAGACATTTTGTACCAGGTAATGGCCAAAGAGTTCCATTTTGTTGAAATTATAGGCGGAGTGCTTGGTTTTCTTATCGGGCTTCTTCAGATTGTCATCACCCTTCTTACGCAATAG
- a CDS encoding endonuclease/exonuclease/phosphatase family protein, which yields MKKKLTLLLASFLFIQTTFLAAQDALTVMTFNIRLHTSSDSLNAWPYRKDKVSSQILFHKVELLGVQEALHDQMMDLQQRLPNFKYTGGGRDDGKTKGEYSAIFYDTTRLQLLAANMFWLSQTPAVPGSKGWDAAITRIVTWAKFKDRKTKKIFFAFNTHYDHMGKIARRESSTLLLQKVKEIAGTIPSVITGDFNAVPTDEPIQVLMDETNPLVLTDSKAISQTPHYGPTGTFNAFKSKEERDEPIDYIFLKGKWRVLSHASISQTWGGRFASDHFAVMARIFF from the coding sequence ATGAAAAAGAAACTTACTCTGTTACTTGCCTCTTTCCTGTTCATTCAAACAACATTTCTTGCAGCACAGGACGCATTAACTGTAATGACCTTTAATATCCGTCTGCATACTTCATCCGACAGTTTAAATGCATGGCCCTACCGGAAAGATAAAGTGTCTTCTCAAATTTTATTTCATAAAGTTGAACTGCTTGGTGTACAGGAAGCATTACATGATCAGATGATGGACCTGCAGCAACGTTTACCCAACTTCAAATATACCGGAGGTGGAAGAGATGACGGTAAAACAAAAGGAGAATACTCAGCCATCTTTTACGACACAACAAGATTGCAATTACTTGCAGCCAATATGTTCTGGCTATCACAAACACCCGCCGTTCCCGGCAGTAAAGGATGGGATGCAGCCATTACCCGTATTGTAACATGGGCAAAATTTAAAGACAGGAAAACAAAAAAAATCTTCTTTGCTTTTAACACGCATTACGATCATATGGGAAAAATTGCCCGCAGGGAAAGTTCAACACTGCTGCTGCAGAAAGTAAAAGAAATAGCAGGAACAATTCCTTCCGTTATCACCGGCGACTTTAATGCAGTACCAACCGATGAACCCATACAGGTGCTGATGGATGAAACAAATCCACTTGTGCTAACTGATTCAAAAGCAATTTCGCAAACGCCTCATTACGGACCAACAGGAACATTCAATGCATTCAAATCAAAAGAAGAACGTGATGAACCTATTGACTATATTTTCCTGAAAGGGAAATGGAGAGTGCTTTCCCATGCCAGCATTTCACAAACATGGGGAGGAAGGTTTGCAAGTGATCATTTTGCAGTAATGGCCAGGATATTTTTTTAA